The Cyprinus carpio isolate SPL01 chromosome A19, ASM1834038v1, whole genome shotgun sequence genome has a segment encoding these proteins:
- the LOC109052854 gene encoding protein S100-A1-like isoform X2 — protein MSKEPSSNLESAMQMLIKTFHKYSGKEGDKYTLSRGELRELLTEELGNYLGNAQDKDAVERVMNDLDSNNDGEVDFTEFIILMGALTVACNDFFLDSPAPKKPESKGDAATTEEKKE, from the exons ATGTCCAAAGAACCAAGCTCCAACTTGGAAAGCGCCATGCAGATGCTCATCAAGACTTTTCATAAGTATTCCGGGAAGGAAGGCGATAAATACACACTCAGCCGAGGAGAACTAAGGGAACTTCTGACAGAGGAGCTGGGAAATTATCTTGGG AATGCTCAAGATAAAGACGCGGTGGAACGAGTGATGAACGACCTGGATTCTAATAATGATGGCGAGGTGGACTTCACTGAGTTCATCATCCTCATGGGGGCGCTGACCGTGGCCTGCAACGATTTCTTCCTGGACAGCCCGGCACCCAAAAAGCCCGAGAGCAAGGGCGATGCAGCCACaacagaggaaaagaaagagtaA
- the LOC109052854 gene encoding protein S100-A1-like isoform X1, with translation MPRSKCDVMSKEPSSNLESAMQMLIKTFHKYSGKEGDKYTLSRGELRELLTEELGNYLGNAQDKDAVERVMNDLDSNNDGEVDFTEFIILMGALTVACNDFFLDSPAPKKPESKGDAATTEEKKE, from the exons ATGCCTCGCTCAAAGTGTGATGT CATGTCCAAAGAACCAAGCTCCAACTTGGAAAGCGCCATGCAGATGCTCATCAAGACTTTTCATAAGTATTCCGGGAAGGAAGGCGATAAATACACACTCAGCCGAGGAGAACTAAGGGAACTTCTGACAGAGGAGCTGGGAAATTATCTTGGG AATGCTCAAGATAAAGACGCGGTGGAACGAGTGATGAACGACCTGGATTCTAATAATGATGGCGAGGTGGACTTCACTGAGTTCATCATCCTCATGGGGGCGCTGACCGTGGCCTGCAACGATTTCTTCCTGGACAGCCCGGCACCCAAAAAGCCCGAGAGCAAGGGCGATGCAGCCACaacagaggaaaagaaagagtaA